A genomic window from Agrobacterium tumefaciens includes:
- a CDS encoding metallophosphoesterase family protein → MLTRALPSVAVIADAHFHDTAADFGFPGIEIDGERITMRSWSDTRESTRVFNESADALHAALEAVRQRGIRHVVLLGDYTDDGQRATTETLKGILERHRDAHGTAFYALPGNHDIFGPRGRHHTKEFLTENGRCVSVSSDARRAGERVVISDRMYCEGYPVGLGPMSAFGYFRQPDYIHWETPFGLSDLAEDRLYEVRSPDGHNVYQLMDASYLVEPEPGLWLLMIDANIFEPLDGAFEKGEEAAFTDSTSGGWNALLRCKPFIIDWIADVRHRAEALGKTLLGFSHYPALDPFDGASGAEGALFGETNVVRRTPRKAVEDALRNAGLAIHFSGHLHVEGVTRCGDGENSLTNIAVPSLVAFPPAFKVVHPSRQEITVETVEMDALPINSRICRGYAQETALAGEDEDQAFAAGTYGDFLLGHKRALVRYRYFIKEWPAEVVAAIANKTVQDVIGLIGKKGGSPSDGLVLASELPMFELIADWYCLRQGAGLALPHIQPERLSLYRVLAERFGREADRHDGSVQSFIEIFFGALGLFIERAEGSSRDLTLQLAPQYERVAV, encoded by the coding sequence ATGCTGACACGTGCGCTTCCCTCCGTTGCCGTCATTGCAGACGCGCATTTTCATGACACGGCCGCCGATTTCGGATTTCCGGGCATCGAGATCGATGGTGAGCGCATCACCATGCGCAGCTGGTCGGACACACGCGAATCCACCCGGGTTTTCAACGAGAGTGCCGATGCGCTGCATGCCGCACTCGAAGCGGTTCGGCAACGCGGCATCCGCCATGTCGTGCTGCTTGGCGATTATACCGATGACGGCCAGCGGGCGACCACCGAAACGCTGAAGGGCATTCTCGAGCGTCATCGTGACGCCCATGGCACCGCTTTTTATGCATTGCCCGGAAACCACGATATTTTCGGCCCGCGCGGCCGGCACCATACCAAGGAGTTCCTGACGGAAAATGGCCGATGCGTTTCTGTTTCGAGCGATGCACGGCGCGCTGGAGAGCGGGTTGTTATTAGCGACCGGATGTATTGCGAGGGCTATCCAGTGGGCCTCGGGCCCATGTCGGCTTTCGGATATTTCCGCCAGCCGGACTATATTCACTGGGAAACGCCGTTCGGCCTCTCCGACTTGGCGGAGGACCGCCTTTACGAGGTGCGCTCGCCCGATGGGCACAATGTCTACCAGCTGATGGACGCCTCCTATCTCGTCGAGCCGGAGCCGGGTCTCTGGCTACTGATGATCGACGCCAATATTTTCGAACCGCTCGACGGTGCGTTCGAAAAAGGTGAGGAAGCGGCCTTCACCGATAGCACCTCCGGTGGCTGGAACGCGCTTTTGCGCTGCAAGCCCTTCATCATCGACTGGATTGCCGATGTGCGGCATAGGGCAGAGGCGCTCGGCAAAACGTTGCTTGGCTTTTCCCACTATCCGGCGCTCGATCCGTTTGATGGCGCAAGCGGTGCCGAAGGTGCACTGTTTGGCGAAACCAATGTCGTGCGCCGCACGCCGCGCAAGGCGGTGGAGGATGCGTTGCGTAACGCCGGGCTTGCCATCCATTTCAGCGGGCACCTGCATGTGGAAGGTGTGACAAGGTGCGGGGACGGGGAGAATTCGCTTACCAATATCGCCGTGCCGTCGCTGGTTGCCTTTCCGCCCGCGTTCAAGGTTGTCCACCCGTCGCGGCAGGAAATCACTGTGGAGACGGTGGAGATGGATGCTCTGCCGATCAACAGCCGCATTTGCCGAGGCTATGCGCAGGAAACGGCTCTGGCTGGCGAGGATGAGGACCAGGCGTTTGCGGCGGGCACCTACGGTGATTTTCTGCTTGGCCACAAACGGGCGCTGGTCAGGTACCGTTATTTCATCAAGGAATGGCCGGCGGAGGTTGTGGCGGCCATTGCGAATAAAACCGTGCAGGACGTTATTGGCTTGATCGGAAAAAAAGGCGGCTCCCCATCTGATGGCCTCGTGCTGGCTTCTGAACTGCCGATGTTCGAGCTGATTGCCGATTGGTATTGCCTTCGTCAGGGCGCGGGTCTTGCCCTGCCGCATATCCAGCCGGAGCGGCTTTCCCTCTATCGGGTGCTGGCGGAACGCTTCGGCCGTGAGGCGGATCGTCACGACGGTTCCGTTCAAAGCTTTATCGAAATCTTCTTCGGTGCGCTCGGCCTGTTTATAGAGCGTGCTGAAGGCAGTTCGCGTGATCTCACGCTTCAGCTCGCTCCACAATATGAGCGCGTAGCGGTTTGA
- a CDS encoding dual specificity protein phosphatase family protein: MDGPVYARPAISLIAEGLGPHNAALYIGGSDGASDLGLLRRHSITTVVNCAVNLDINLVQAMAEEGDKRAVGYGDIRYYKLGLIDGEGSPDTMMLGAYYILDGALRQTMPKRETYPFPDGGNVLVNCRSGRSRSVSLVALFLHKQQPHLYPTLDDAVSVIRTRRELRPDEWFETPKPMLYAAARRASDWIDMVEGRKTAQSC, encoded by the coding sequence ATGGATGGACCCGTTTATGCCCGGCCTGCAATCAGCCTGATCGCGGAAGGGCTTGGCCCGCATAATGCTGCGCTTTATATCGGCGGCAGCGATGGTGCGAGCGATCTCGGGCTCCTGCGCCGCCACAGCATTACCACCGTTGTCAATTGCGCCGTCAACCTCGATATCAATCTCGTGCAGGCAATGGCGGAAGAGGGCGACAAACGCGCTGTGGGGTATGGTGACATCCGCTATTACAAGCTTGGCCTGATCGACGGGGAGGGCAGCCCCGACACGATGATGCTGGGGGCCTATTATATTCTTGACGGTGCGCTTCGCCAGACCATGCCGAAACGCGAGACCTATCCGTTTCCAGATGGCGGCAATGTGCTGGTCAACTGCCGCAGTGGCCGCAGCCGCTCCGTCTCGCTGGTGGCGCTTTTCCTCCATAAGCAGCAGCCGCATCTTTACCCCACCCTTGACGACGCGGTTTCCGTGATCCGCACTAGGCGGGAATTGCGGCCCGACGAATGGTTCGAGACGCCGAAACCCATGCTTTATGCCGCCGCCCGCCGTGCTTCCGACTGGATCGACATGGTTGAAGGCAGAAAGACCGCCCAATCATGCTGA
- a CDS encoding Hcp family type VI secretion system effector, translated as MPIYLQIDGIQGDATHEEHRKWMDIEAIHWNVARNMNTSAGSAANREASEPTISEVILTKVSDSSSTKLFQEACAGRTGKLATVHMVTTGNPGNTYIEYLLTNTLIASYSVDSSGDRPVETIKLNFTKMEVKYTPFDDNNSPQSPMIASYDLATTKAA; from the coding sequence ATGCCAATTTATCTGCAGATTGACGGTATCCAGGGCGACGCCACACATGAAGAACATCGCAAGTGGATGGATATCGAGGCCATTCACTGGAACGTGGCCCGCAACATGAACACCTCTGCTGGTTCTGCTGCAAACCGCGAAGCATCCGAACCGACGATTTCGGAAGTCATTCTGACCAAGGTTAGCGATTCTTCTTCCACCAAGCTTTTCCAGGAAGCCTGCGCCGGCCGCACAGGCAAGCTCGCAACGGTCCACATGGTAACCACGGGCAATCCCGGTAACACCTATATCGAGTACCTGCTGACGAATACGCTTATCGCCAGCTACTCGGTGGATTCCAGCGGTGACCGTCCGGTTGAGACCATCAAGCTCAACTTCACCAAAATGGAAGTGAAGTACACACCGTTCGACGACAACAACTCGCCGCAGTCTCCGATGATCGCTTCTTACGATCTGGCGACGACAAAGGCCGCCTGA
- a CDS encoding type VI secretion system amidase effector protein Tae4 translates to MRVNFDTLYGNYPSSEPSHSNYISQRDLFTEIGWEDYIGNPNYHNTCAIRVSIAFIKSGINIVPGSHRIQKGPYAGKGIEVNMRRLANLLKRTGYLGEPEPFTPATARTGIGARNGVVAFHNIPGYSGGGHIDLVRGGAEAAQCASACYYNSETIWFWPLQSGRVS, encoded by the coding sequence ATGCGCGTTAACTTTGACACTCTATACGGCAATTATCCGAGCAGCGAGCCGTCACATTCCAACTATATCAGCCAGCGTGATCTTTTCACGGAAATCGGCTGGGAAGATTATATCGGCAATCCGAACTACCATAATACCTGCGCGATCCGCGTCAGCATCGCCTTCATAAAATCGGGCATCAACATCGTGCCCGGTTCGCATCGCATCCAGAAGGGCCCCTATGCCGGCAAGGGCATCGAGGTCAATATGCGCCGCCTTGCCAATCTATTGAAAAGAACGGGCTATCTCGGCGAGCCTGAGCCTTTTACACCGGCAACGGCACGAACCGGAATTGGCGCGCGCAACGGCGTCGTGGCGTTCCACAATATCCCCGGCTATAGCGGTGGCGGTCATATCGACCTCGTGCGGGGTGGTGCGGAAGCAGCCCAATGCGCCTCGGCCTGCTATTATAATTCGGAAACGATCTGGTTCTGGCCGCTTCAGTCCGGCCGTGTATCCTGA
- a CDS encoding Rap1a/Tai family immunity protein — translation MRSPFAFLVSVPFVLALSGLSSAGAAERTWIFSGAELKQAIEGKLAPEVSDPEMRRLVSVAKSSAYIAGVADLTSGSDWCGAGAVAPHELTDRIYTYLGDIPAEKLDEQAATLVREALKVSFPCEQKSN, via the coding sequence ATGCGCTCCCCATTTGCGTTTCTTGTTTCCGTGCCCTTTGTTTTGGCTCTGTCCGGTCTTTCATCGGCTGGCGCGGCCGAGCGGACATGGATTTTCTCCGGTGCCGAACTGAAACAGGCAATCGAAGGAAAACTAGCCCCGGAAGTATCCGATCCGGAAATGCGCCGGCTGGTTTCCGTCGCGAAATCCAGCGCCTATATCGCCGGTGTGGCCGATCTGACGAGCGGATCGGACTGGTGCGGTGCGGGTGCCGTGGCGCCCCATGAACTCACCGATCGGATCTACACCTATCTCGGCGATATCCCTGCGGAAAAACTGGATGAACAGGCAGCCACTCTCGTGCGGGAGGCGCTCAAGGTCTCCTTTCCCTGTGAGCAGAAAAGTAACTAG
- a CDS encoding inositol monophosphatase family protein — MDSMPYPDTLTARAELCRSVILSAGELVLKGFQGEATRSFSMKGPQDFLTVTDAASEAHIRGAIAACFPDDSFFGEEGGGEIGERVWVVDPIDGTANFARGIPHFCISIAYVENGQTELGAIYNPALDELYFARRGEGATRNGLPIRVSETERFDAASIEMGWSTRVANDIYLDVVKNLLDMGTNVRRAGSGAMALAYVADGRSDAYLELHMNSWDCLAGLLLVSEAGGDVCPFLEVGSLEDGGPVLAAAGGVAKGVSEASSIPLAGRQPSGGQRAASALF; from the coding sequence ATGGACTCGATGCCTTATCCGGATACATTGACGGCTCGCGCCGAACTCTGCCGCAGCGTTATTCTTTCCGCCGGGGAACTGGTGCTGAAAGGCTTTCAGGGCGAAGCGACGCGCAGCTTTTCGATGAAGGGGCCGCAGGATTTCCTGACGGTGACGGATGCTGCCTCCGAAGCGCATATTCGCGGCGCGATCGCGGCGTGTTTTCCTGACGACAGCTTTTTCGGGGAAGAAGGCGGCGGGGAGATTGGCGAGCGCGTCTGGGTCGTGGATCCCATCGACGGAACCGCGAATTTCGCACGCGGCATTCCGCATTTCTGCATATCGATCGCTTATGTCGAAAACGGACAGACCGAGCTCGGCGCGATCTATAACCCCGCCCTTGATGAGCTTTATTTTGCCCGCCGCGGCGAGGGGGCGACGCGTAACGGCTTGCCGATCCGGGTGTCGGAGACGGAACGTTTCGATGCGGCGTCGATCGAAATGGGCTGGTCGACCCGCGTGGCGAATGACATCTATCTCGATGTCGTCAAGAACCTGCTCGATATGGGCACCAATGTCCGCCGCGCCGGCTCCGGGGCCATGGCGCTTGCCTATGTGGCTGATGGCCGTTCCGATGCCTATCTCGAATTGCATATGAATTCATGGGATTGTCTTGCGGGACTGCTACTCGTCAGCGAAGCTGGCGGCGATGTCTGCCCCTTCCTGGAAGTCGGTAGTCTTGAGGATGGCGGGCCGGTGCTGGCGGCAGCCGGCGGTGTTGCCAAAGGTGTCAGTGAGGCATCGAGCATACCTTTGGCCGGGCGGCAGCCGTCGGGTGGGCAGCGGGCCGCATCGGCCTTATTTTAG
- the tssH gene encoding type VI secretion system ATPase TssH: MSHIDLNRLIEALEPDLRVTLEAAASVAVRRGHRYVDIPHWLLAVVDAGIYAETFEELKIPLPVLQAEIGRSLDEAIIGDGDALSLSQNVLTAGREAWVLASLEAGRDRVTLCDLLLAMDEETSLRSFVRSAFPSLKAMDRAALERLRSSVEGDTGANVSSAPASSGQAAGQNDFLRLYTQDMTADARNGKVDPVIGRDDELRQLVDILTRRRQNNPILVGEAGVGKTAVAEALALEIISGNVPEKLRNVRLLNLDISLLQAGAGVKGEFERRLHGVIDAVKRSAEPVILFIDEAHGLVGAGGAAGQGDAANILKPALARGEVRTVAATTWSEYKKYFEKDAALTRRFQPVHVREPDEATAIRMLRGVADTFVSHHNVVVRDEAIVAAVQLSARYMPARQLPDKAVSLLDTAAAAVSLARQTLPERLRALESERRLLSDELNWLLREPQDEDMQGRIQSIRDELERLESGIDDLRGRYDAEMAELAALGEEQSAQQTDASNVSRLRPIGEAQPANAERLVPTVVDRDAIASVVSRWTGIPLGKLLADQIESARTLDDRMRQRVVGQDAAIARIADAMRTARAGLSDPRRPPAVFFLVGMSGTGKTETALSLADLLYGGNSHLTTINMSEFKEEHKVSLLLGSPPGYVGFGEGGVLTEAVRRRPFGVLLLDEIDKAHPGVQDIFYQVFDKGVLRDGEGRDVDFKNTTIFMTANTGSELLSALSADPETMPEGEALKALLMPELTKQFKPAFLGRTIILPFMPLGTEELSRIVDMQIGKISERVLATYGADLSLSDVARDALVARAGASDIGARAIEIMIGKDLLPPLSSFFLEKVVAGERVGEITVDFDGIRFGIRAEAAGETNEFVATESVGMGEVAASEGSTRRMRH; this comes from the coding sequence ATGTCGCATATCGATCTCAATCGCCTCATCGAAGCGCTTGAGCCTGACCTGCGCGTCACCCTTGAAGCTGCGGCTTCTGTCGCGGTGCGTCGGGGGCATAGGTACGTGGATATCCCGCATTGGCTGCTGGCGGTTGTAGATGCCGGTATCTATGCGGAAACATTCGAAGAATTAAAAATTCCACTTCCGGTATTGCAGGCTGAAATCGGCCGCAGTCTCGACGAGGCGATTATCGGGGACGGCGACGCATTGTCGCTCTCGCAGAACGTTCTGACAGCGGGCCGGGAGGCCTGGGTCCTCGCTTCGCTGGAGGCTGGGCGGGACCGGGTGACACTTTGCGACCTGCTGCTGGCGATGGATGAGGAAACCTCGCTCCGTTCCTTCGTCCGCTCTGCATTTCCGTCGCTGAAGGCGATGGATCGTGCGGCGCTGGAGCGCCTCCGCAGTTCAGTTGAAGGCGATACCGGTGCGAATGTGTCTTCCGCGCCTGCAAGTTCCGGACAGGCCGCCGGCCAGAACGATTTTTTGCGCCTTTACACCCAGGATATGACCGCCGATGCCCGCAACGGCAAGGTTGATCCGGTGATTGGCCGCGATGATGAACTGCGCCAACTCGTCGATATTCTTACGCGCCGCCGACAGAACAATCCTATCCTTGTGGGCGAGGCAGGTGTCGGAAAAACGGCGGTTGCGGAAGCGCTGGCGCTGGAGATCATATCCGGAAACGTTCCGGAAAAACTGCGTAACGTCCGTCTTCTGAACCTCGACATTTCGCTGCTTCAGGCCGGCGCCGGTGTGAAGGGCGAGTTCGAGCGTCGTCTTCATGGTGTGATCGATGCGGTAAAACGCTCGGCGGAACCCGTCATCCTGTTCATTGACGAGGCCCACGGCCTGGTTGGAGCAGGCGGTGCCGCCGGTCAGGGCGATGCGGCAAATATTCTTAAACCCGCTCTCGCAAGGGGCGAGGTGCGGACCGTCGCCGCGACGACGTGGAGCGAATACAAGAAATATTTCGAAAAGGACGCGGCGCTGACGCGTCGTTTCCAGCCCGTGCACGTGCGCGAGCCGGATGAGGCGACGGCAATACGCATGTTGCGTGGTGTCGCCGACACCTTCGTCAGCCATCACAACGTTGTCGTTCGTGATGAGGCGATCGTGGCGGCTGTGCAGCTATCCGCGCGTTATATGCCGGCAAGGCAATTGCCGGACAAGGCGGTGAGCCTTCTCGACACGGCAGCCGCCGCCGTTTCGCTGGCGCGGCAGACCCTGCCCGAACGGCTGCGCGCCTTGGAAAGCGAACGCCGCCTTCTGTCCGATGAGCTGAACTGGCTTCTGCGGGAACCGCAGGATGAAGACATGCAAGGCCGTATCCAGTCGATACGCGACGAGCTTGAGAGGCTTGAAAGCGGGATCGATGATCTGCGCGGCCGTTATGATGCGGAAATGGCCGAACTGGCGGCGCTGGGCGAAGAGCAGTCGGCGCAGCAAACCGATGCATCGAATGTTTCCCGTCTGCGACCCATCGGTGAAGCACAGCCAGCAAACGCGGAAAGACTTGTGCCGACGGTGGTTGACCGGGATGCGATTGCATCTGTGGTGTCCCGATGGACCGGTATTCCGCTTGGCAAGCTTTTGGCGGACCAGATCGAAAGTGCGCGCACGCTGGATGATCGCATGCGGCAGCGGGTTGTGGGGCAGGATGCGGCAATTGCGCGGATTGCCGACGCCATGCGCACCGCCCGCGCTGGTTTGTCCGATCCACGCCGTCCGCCCGCCGTGTTTTTCCTTGTCGGCATGTCCGGAACCGGCAAGACCGAAACCGCACTGTCGCTGGCCGATCTGCTCTATGGCGGCAACAGCCACCTGACGACGATCAACATGTCGGAGTTCAAGGAGGAGCACAAGGTTTCGCTGCTTCTCGGCTCGCCACCCGGCTATGTCGGTTTCGGTGAAGGCGGCGTGCTGACCGAGGCGGTGCGGCGCAGGCCGTTCGGCGTTCTGCTCCTTGATGAAATCGACAAGGCGCATCCCGGCGTCCAGGATATCTTCTATCAGGTGTTCGACAAGGGCGTGCTTCGTGATGGCGAAGGCCGCGATGTCGATTTCAAGAACACCACAATCTTCATGACGGCCAATACCGGCTCGGAACTGCTTTCGGCACTTTCGGCCGATCCCGAAACGATGCCGGAGGGCGAGGCGCTGAAAGCGCTTCTGATGCCGGAGCTGACGAAACAGTTCAAGCCCGCTTTCCTCGGGCGCACGATCATTCTTCCCTTCATGCCGTTGGGCACGGAGGAGCTCTCGAGGATCGTGGATATGCAGATTGGCAAGATCAGCGAGCGCGTCCTTGCAACATATGGCGCCGACCTGAGCTTGTCCGATGTGGCGCGTGACGCACTGGTGGCGCGCGCCGGCGCGAGCGACATCGGCGCGCGGGCCATCGAAATCATGATCGGCAAGGATCTCCTGCCGCCGCTTTCCAGCTTTTTCCTTGAGAAGGTCGTTGCCGGAGAGCGGGTCGGAGAGATCACTGTCGATTTTGACGGAATCAGGTTCGGCATTCGTGCCGAAGCGGCTGGGGAAACGAATGAATTCGTCGCAACCGAAAGTGTTGGGATGGGTGAAGTTGCCGCGTCGGAAGGGTCTACCCGACGCATGCGGCATTAG
- a CDS encoding putative bifunctional diguanylate cyclase/phosphodiesterase: MKILSAKQKIQNFMSVRSDNPDLLKAQYRAFTRQMPMMYFILLSSTWALATTHMQLAPFWLTVGIPALFTLGCTLRVAFWWKTRGIDPNPKMAHAALQRTNRLAVGIAMAFTLWSFSLVPYGDAYTQSHVAFYMAITVISCIFCLMYVRSAAFIVTLIVNGAFIVFFLASRQPTFIAIAINVLLVCAGMMSILLTNYRNFERMVVSQQRTEALSNENLLLANMDSLTELPNRRAFFTHLEVELEKARAAGTRLALGVIDLDGFKPVNDLYGHSVGDRLLVSVSKRLTVCLKASKAFRLGGDEFAIVAPIIPDDAQLVANANAISEQLRAPYHMPEGTVHVSASMGIAVFPNLASTLEQLFDRADYALYHAKKTRRGDAVLFDAEHEKQINIEARIEHLLKQRDMENELSVVFQPIVDIRDGGTDGFEALARWHSPILGHVPPAQFFSIAERAGIVSSLTRPLLKKALASASQWEPSLRLSFNLSAHDLNSCEGVLSLIGIIENSGFDARRLDLEITETAFAHDFEQVRQSVEMLRRLGCGISLDDFGTGYSSLTRLHALPLTKIKIDRSFVTNLHEKPASYKIVKSLLTLSRDMELECVVEGVETPEELAALEGLGATLVQGYVYAPPLREEDVDEFLSERQARRTAL, encoded by the coding sequence ATGAAAATACTGAGTGCCAAACAAAAAATTCAAAATTTCATGTCTGTTCGATCTGACAATCCGGACTTGCTGAAAGCACAGTATCGCGCCTTCACACGGCAGATGCCGATGATGTATTTCATACTTCTTTCAAGTACTTGGGCGCTTGCCACTACGCATATGCAATTGGCGCCGTTTTGGCTCACCGTTGGAATTCCTGCTCTTTTCACCCTTGGCTGCACCCTCAGGGTCGCATTCTGGTGGAAGACACGCGGCATCGACCCGAATCCGAAAATGGCTCACGCGGCACTCCAGCGCACAAACCGCCTGGCGGTCGGCATCGCCATGGCATTCACGCTCTGGTCTTTTTCGCTGGTGCCTTATGGGGACGCCTATACGCAGTCTCACGTCGCCTTCTACATGGCGATTACCGTGATTTCCTGCATCTTCTGTCTGATGTATGTGCGCTCTGCCGCCTTCATTGTTACCCTCATCGTCAACGGCGCATTCATCGTCTTCTTTCTGGCGTCACGGCAACCGACATTCATCGCCATTGCCATCAATGTTCTCTTGGTCTGCGCCGGCATGATGTCCATCCTGTTGACCAACTACCGCAATTTCGAGCGTATGGTCGTCTCCCAGCAGCGTACGGAAGCGCTGAGCAACGAGAACCTGCTGCTCGCCAATATGGATAGCCTGACCGAGCTACCCAATCGCCGTGCTTTTTTCACCCATCTGGAAGTCGAGCTGGAAAAGGCCAGAGCCGCAGGAACCCGTCTGGCGCTGGGCGTTATCGATCTCGACGGCTTCAAGCCGGTCAACGACCTCTACGGACACTCCGTCGGCGACAGACTGCTGGTCAGTGTCAGCAAACGCCTTACCGTCTGTCTGAAAGCCAGCAAGGCGTTCCGGCTGGGCGGCGACGAATTTGCCATCGTTGCTCCGATCATACCTGATGATGCGCAACTCGTTGCCAATGCCAACGCAATTTCGGAACAGCTGAGAGCACCCTACCATATGCCGGAGGGAACGGTGCATGTTTCCGCCTCAATGGGGATAGCCGTCTTTCCAAATCTCGCCTCCACGCTGGAACAGCTTTTCGACAGGGCAGATTATGCCCTTTACCATGCCAAGAAGACCCGGCGCGGCGATGCCGTCCTGTTCGACGCGGAACACGAAAAGCAGATCAATATCGAAGCCCGCATCGAACATCTGCTCAAGCAGCGCGATATGGAAAACGAGCTTTCAGTTGTGTTCCAGCCGATCGTCGATATACGCGATGGAGGGACCGACGGTTTTGAAGCGCTGGCGCGCTGGCATAGCCCGATCCTCGGGCATGTGCCGCCCGCCCAATTTTTCTCCATCGCCGAGCGAGCCGGCATCGTCAGTTCGCTGACGCGGCCGCTTCTCAAGAAGGCACTGGCTTCCGCGTCACAATGGGAACCCTCCCTCAGGCTATCATTCAACCTCTCGGCCCATGATCTCAATTCCTGCGAAGGCGTGCTGTCGCTGATCGGCATTATTGAAAACAGCGGTTTCGACGCACGTCGTCTGGATTTGGAAATTACCGAGACCGCCTTTGCACATGATTTCGAACAGGTCAGGCAATCGGTCGAAATGTTGCGGCGTCTTGGCTGCGGCATTTCGCTGGACGATTTCGGCACTGGTTATTCCAGCCTGACGCGGCTGCATGCCCTGCCTCTCACCAAGATCAAGATCGACCGCAGTTTCGTTACGAATCTGCACGAAAAGCCGGCGAGCTACAAGATCGTGAAATCTCTTCTCACCCTCAGCCGGGATATGGAACTGGAATGTGTGGTGGAGGGGGTTGAAACACCGGAAGAGCTTGCAGCCCTGGAAGGCCTTGGCGCCACGCTGGTGCAGGGCTATGTTTATGCGCCGCCGTTGCGAGAAGAAGATGTCGATGAATTTCTTTCCGAGCGCCAGGCAAGACGCACCGCATTATAG
- a CDS encoding Na/Pi cotransporter family protein, translated as MESVVVSINLFGAVALLLFGLAQIKDGMSRAFGARLRTGLAAGTRGGFRSFFAGLVATIALQSSTATALMVASFVEKDLIAPAMAQVVLLGANVGTAMTAWIVALGLGWLSPMLILAGVILLRGKSAQRQGAGAALAGVGLMLLSLHLLSAATDPIRQSPALGLFISLLGNAWPVALIFSAVLAVLASSSLAIVVLILSLAASGGIETSLIIVLVLGANLGGAVPPVLATLKAPIAARRVTVGNLIVRAIGCLLALPLAGYGAALLDMSPFSHANLAVDAHLFFNLAVAAIAWPLSPLLLRVTKAMLPEKEGSESSRSYLDSHDLDQPVAALAGASREVLLVGDLIERMLRQASEAMRDSDVTKLNDISMLEGRVDRIQHDIKVYVSKVGQDGLCRKDQRRAMDIVEYAINLEHIGDIIEKGIRPEIAKKIDLGLQFSADGKSELERLFAVTLDNIRMAQSVFATRNADLARRLVEVKEDVRRLEKQSSERHLQRLRDGRADSIQTSSVHLDMLRDLKRINAHIAAVAHPILDESGLLIESRIKQAG; from the coding sequence ATGGAATCGGTCGTTGTCAGCATCAATCTGTTCGGCGCGGTGGCATTGCTGCTTTTCGGCCTTGCGCAGATTAAGGACGGCATGTCGCGCGCATTTGGCGCCAGGCTTCGCACCGGTCTTGCCGCCGGCACGCGGGGCGGATTTCGCTCCTTCTTTGCCGGTCTCGTGGCGACGATCGCCTTGCAGAGTTCGACCGCGACCGCGCTGATGGTCGCTTCCTTCGTTGAAAAAGACCTTATCGCGCCGGCCATGGCGCAGGTTGTGCTGCTGGGGGCCAATGTTGGCACCGCGATGACAGCGTGGATTGTCGCGCTCGGGCTTGGCTGGCTGTCGCCAATGCTCATCCTTGCCGGCGTCATCCTGCTCCGCGGAAAATCGGCGCAGCGGCAGGGAGCGGGTGCGGCCCTTGCCGGTGTCGGCCTGATGCTGCTTTCCCTGCATCTTCTTTCCGCGGCGACCGATCCGATCAGACAATCTCCGGCGCTTGGTCTCTTCATTTCATTGCTTGGCAATGCCTGGCCGGTGGCGCTGATTTTCTCCGCCGTCCTGGCGGTGCTGGCTTCTTCCAGTCTTGCGATTGTCGTTCTCATCCTGTCGCTCGCGGCAAGTGGCGGCATCGAAACGAGCTTAATCATCGTGCTGGTTCTCGGCGCCAATCTCGGCGGCGCGGTTCCGCCGGTGCTGGCAACGCTGAAAGCGCCGATTGCGGCGCGGCGGGTGACTGTCGGCAACCTCATCGTCAGGGCCATCGGCTGTCTTCTGGCCCTGCCTCTTGCCGGTTACGGTGCGGCGCTTCTGGATATGTCACCCTTTTCGCACGCCAATCTCGCTGTTGATGCGCATCTTTTCTTCAATCTGGCTGTTGCCGCCATCGCATGGCCGCTCTCGCCGCTGCTTTTGCGGGTAACGAAGGCAATGCTGCCGGAAAAAGAGGGGAGCGAAAGCAGCCGCAGCTATCTCGACAGTCACGATCTCGACCAGCCGGTCGCAGCACTTGCTGGTGCGAGCCGCGAGGTGCTGCTGGTCGGCGACCTGATCGAGCGCATGCTACGGCAGGCAAGCGAAGCGATGCGCGATAGCGACGTGACGAAACTCAACGATATCAGCATGCTGGAAGGCCGGGTCGACCGTATCCAGCATGACATCAAGGTCTATGTCTCCAAGGTCGGGCAGGATGGGCTTTGCCGCAAAGACCAGCGCCGCGCGATGGATATCGTCGAATATGCCATCAATCTCGAACATATCGGCGATATCATCGAGAAAGGCATCCGTCCGGAAATCGCCAAGAAGATCGATCTTGGCCTGCAGTTTTCCGCTGACGGCAAGAGTGAGCTGGAGCGTCTTTTCGCCGTCACACTCGACAATATCCGCATGGCGCAATCGGTTTTCGCGACCCGCAATGCCGATCTTGCCCGGCGGCTGGTGGAAGTGAAGGAAGATGTGCGGCGCCTCGAAAAACAGTCTTCGGAACGCCACCTGCAACGCCTGCGCGATGGCCGGGCCGACAGCATCCAGACCAGCTCCGTGCATCTGGATATGTTGCGCGATCTCAAACGCATCAACGCCCATATCGCCGCCGTCGCCCATCCGATCCTTGATGAAAGCGGCCTCCTGATCGAAAGCCGCATCAAGCAGGCGGGTTAG